One part of the Xylanimonas allomyrinae genome encodes these proteins:
- a CDS encoding amino acid ABC transporter permease encodes MNWHIVADYVPQYGRAVLVVLRLAAIAIAGSLAVGIAAALVRHHRVPGAARLVAVYVEVSRNTPSMVQLYFLYFGLPLVGVKADGFTCAAVGLVFLGGSYMAEALRSGLEAVRKGQLDAAASLGLSPRQTLLRVTLPQAFAVALPALTANAIFLVKETSIVSVIAVVDLMALTQNLVSMFYTSNEAYLLLVASYLVILLPLSVALRLLERRVRHASFGS; translated from the coding sequence GTGAACTGGCACATCGTCGCGGACTACGTGCCCCAGTACGGGCGCGCGGTGCTGGTCGTGCTGCGGCTCGCGGCGATCGCGATCGCGGGCTCCCTCGCGGTCGGGATCGCGGCGGCGCTCGTGCGCCACCACCGGGTACCGGGCGCCGCCCGGCTCGTGGCGGTCTACGTCGAGGTCTCCCGCAACACCCCCTCGATGGTCCAGCTCTACTTCCTCTACTTCGGCCTGCCGCTGGTCGGGGTCAAGGCCGACGGCTTCACGTGCGCGGCCGTCGGCCTGGTCTTCCTCGGCGGGTCGTACATGGCCGAGGCGCTGCGGTCCGGGCTGGAGGCCGTGCGCAAGGGCCAGCTCGACGCGGCCGCCTCGCTCGGGCTCAGCCCACGGCAGACGTTGCTGCGCGTCACGCTGCCGCAGGCGTTCGCCGTCGCGCTGCCGGCCCTGACCGCCAACGCGATCTTCCTGGTCAAGGAGACGTCGATCGTCTCGGTGATCGCCGTCGTCGACCTCATGGCCCTCACCCAGAACCTCGTGAGCATGTTCTACACGTCCAACGAGGCCTACCTCCTGCTCGTCGCCTCCTACCTGGTCATCCTGCTGCCGCTGTCGGTGGCCTTGCGCCTGCTCGAACGGAGGGTGCGCCATGCCTCTTTCGGTTCCTGA
- the pntB gene encoding Re/Si-specific NAD(P)(+) transhydrogenase subunit beta produces MLTQLAQAAYVVAAVLFILSLAGLAKQTSARRGVTLGMVGMGLALVATVLLAADQSQRPVAVTLSLIVVVLLIGAGVGAWRARSVEMTQMPELIAILHSFVGLAAVAVGFDSYLTERVHAGAGGAVHLVEVFLGVLIGAVTFTGSIVAYLKLSAKMRSAPLTIPGRNWLNLGALVASLGLMVWFVVAPSSGLLPLGIMTAVALLLGFHLVAAIGGGDMPVVVSMLNSYSGWAAAAAGFMLGNDLLIVTGALVGSSGAILSYIMCKAMNRSFISVILGGFGADGGATPSSGAGADYGEHREILADGVADLLRSAKSVVITPGYGMAVAKAQYPVAELVSRLRGHGVTVRFGVHPVAGRLPGHMNVLLAEAKVPYDIVLEMDEINDDFADTDVVLVIGANDTVNPAALEDPGSPIAGMPVLEVWHAKEVIVFKRSMATGYAGVQNPLFFRDNTQMLFGDAKDQVEKIVQAL; encoded by the coding sequence GTGCTGACCCAGCTCGCCCAGGCCGCGTACGTCGTCGCGGCCGTCCTGTTCATCCTGTCCCTGGCCGGTCTCGCCAAGCAGACCTCGGCCCGCCGCGGCGTCACGCTCGGCATGGTCGGCATGGGCCTGGCGCTCGTCGCGACCGTGCTGCTCGCCGCCGACCAGTCGCAGCGCCCCGTCGCCGTGACGCTCTCGCTCATCGTCGTCGTGCTGCTCATCGGCGCGGGCGTCGGCGCGTGGCGTGCCCGCAGCGTCGAGATGACGCAGATGCCCGAGCTCATCGCGATCCTGCACTCGTTCGTGGGTCTGGCGGCCGTCGCCGTCGGCTTCGACTCCTACCTCACCGAGCGCGTGCACGCCGGCGCGGGCGGTGCCGTGCACCTGGTCGAGGTGTTCCTCGGCGTGCTCATCGGTGCCGTGACCTTCACCGGGTCGATCGTCGCCTACCTCAAGCTCAGCGCGAAGATGCGGTCGGCGCCCCTGACGATCCCGGGGCGCAACTGGCTCAACCTCGGCGCCCTGGTCGCCTCGCTCGGGCTCATGGTGTGGTTCGTGGTCGCGCCGTCGTCCGGTCTGCTCCCGCTCGGGATCATGACCGCCGTCGCGCTGCTGCTCGGGTTCCACCTGGTCGCCGCGATCGGCGGCGGCGACATGCCCGTCGTCGTGTCGATGCTCAACTCCTACTCCGGATGGGCCGCGGCCGCGGCCGGCTTCATGCTCGGCAACGACCTGCTCATCGTCACCGGTGCCCTCGTCGGCTCCTCGGGTGCCATCCTCAGCTACATCATGTGCAAGGCCATGAACCGCTCGTTCATCTCGGTGATCCTCGGCGGGTTCGGCGCCGACGGCGGCGCCACGCCGTCGTCGGGTGCCGGGGCCGACTACGGCGAGCACCGCGAGATCCTGGCCGACGGCGTCGCGGACCTGCTGCGGTCGGCGAAGTCCGTGGTCATCACGCCGGGCTACGGCATGGCCGTCGCCAAGGCGCAGTACCCCGTGGCCGAGCTCGTCTCGCGGCTGCGCGGGCACGGGGTGACCGTGCGGTTCGGCGTGCACCCCGTCGCGGGGCGCCTGCCCGGGCACATGAACGTGCTGCTGGCCGAGGCCAAGGTGCCCTACGACATCGTGCTCGAGATGGACGAGATCAACGACGACTTCGCGGACACCGACGTCGTCCTGGTCATCGGCGCGAACGACACCGTCAACCCGGCCGCGCTCGAGGACCCGGGCTCGCCCATCGCGGGCATGCCCGTCCTGGAGGTCTGGCACGCGAAGGAGGTCATCGTGTTCAAGCGCTCGATGGCCACCGGGTATGCGGGCGTGCAGAACCCGCTGTTCTTCCGCGACAACACCCAGATGCTGTTCGGCGACGCCAAGGATCAGGTGGAGAAGATCGTCCAAGCGCTGTGA
- a CDS encoding Re/Si-specific NAD(P)(+) transhydrogenase subunit alpha, whose product MRIGVPRESGEGQRLVAATPATVAKLRKLGYDVVVEHDAGAAANFSDDAFVEAGAATGSTEEVWGSDVVVAVDAPADDRLALLRPGAVLIAQLFPGTHPERVDDYRARGITAMALDAVPRISRAQALDTLSTMSNVSGYRAVIEAAAEFQGMFTGQVTAAGKTPPATVFVIGGGVAGLAAIGTASSLGADVRAFDVRPEAGEQIESMGATFVQAEAAQQEVSSDGYARELTADQEAATARMYAEESARADIVITTALVRGTAPRTLTSEMIAAMKPGSVIVDLAASGGGNAEATVPGQRVVTDNGVVVLGYTDLPGRMPAQTSQLYGTNIVNLLALLTPGKDGELVLDLDDAVQRGMTVARAGEILWPPPPVSVSAGSAPAGAAPAPTPQQHAADLAAAAETAQAKARLRTQRLTFGGALAAVLVILGLTYGPETFRGHFTVFALAVVIGFYVISNVSHSLHTPLMAQTNAISGIILVGALLQLGNDNLVVTILAFVAATVASINIFGGFLVSRRMIAMFRKDA is encoded by the coding sequence ATGCGCATCGGCGTGCCCCGGGAGTCCGGGGAAGGTCAGCGGCTCGTGGCCGCGACCCCCGCAACCGTCGCGAAGCTCCGGAAGCTCGGGTACGACGTCGTCGTCGAGCACGACGCCGGAGCCGCGGCCAACTTCTCGGACGACGCGTTCGTCGAGGCCGGCGCCGCGACCGGCAGCACCGAGGAGGTCTGGGGCAGCGACGTCGTCGTGGCCGTGGACGCCCCCGCGGACGACCGGCTCGCACTGCTGCGTCCCGGGGCCGTGCTCATCGCACAGCTCTTCCCGGGCACCCACCCCGAGCGGGTCGACGACTACCGGGCGCGCGGCATCACCGCGATGGCGCTCGACGCCGTGCCGCGCATCTCGCGCGCCCAGGCGCTCGACACGCTCTCCACGATGTCCAACGTCTCGGGCTACCGGGCCGTCATCGAGGCGGCGGCCGAGTTCCAGGGCATGTTCACCGGGCAGGTGACCGCCGCGGGCAAGACGCCGCCGGCCACCGTGTTCGTCATCGGCGGCGGCGTCGCCGGCCTGGCCGCGATCGGCACCGCGTCGAGCCTCGGCGCCGACGTGCGCGCGTTCGACGTGCGCCCCGAGGCGGGCGAGCAGATCGAGTCCATGGGCGCGACGTTCGTGCAGGCCGAGGCCGCGCAGCAGGAGGTCAGCTCCGACGGCTACGCGCGCGAGCTCACGGCCGACCAGGAAGCCGCGACGGCACGCATGTACGCCGAGGAGTCCGCACGGGCCGACATCGTCATCACGACGGCGCTCGTGCGCGGCACGGCCCCGCGCACGCTGACGAGCGAGATGATCGCGGCGATGAAGCCGGGCTCGGTCATCGTCGACCTCGCGGCGTCGGGCGGCGGCAACGCCGAGGCCACCGTGCCGGGGCAGCGCGTCGTCACCGACAACGGTGTCGTCGTGCTCGGCTACACCGACCTGCCCGGCCGCATGCCCGCGCAGACGTCGCAGCTGTACGGCACCAACATCGTCAACCTGCTCGCGCTGCTGACGCCCGGCAAGGACGGCGAGCTCGTGCTCGACCTCGACGACGCGGTGCAGCGCGGCATGACCGTCGCACGGGCGGGGGAGATCCTCTGGCCGCCGCCGCCCGTGAGCGTCTCGGCGGGATCGGCCCCGGCCGGTGCCGCGCCCGCCCCGACGCCCCAGCAGCACGCGGCCGATCTCGCGGCCGCCGCCGAGACGGCCCAGGCCAAGGCCCGGCTGCGCACGCAGCGGCTGACGTTCGGCGGGGCGCTCGCCGCGGTGCTCGTCATCCTCGGGCTCACCTACGGGCCCGAGACGTTCCGCGGCCACTTCACCGTGTTCGCGCTCGCCGTGGTCATCGGCTTCTACGTCATCTCGAACGTCAGCCACTCGCTGCACACGCCGCTCATGGCACAGACCAACGCCATCTCGGGCATCATCCTGGTCGGCGCGCTGCTGCAGCTCGGCAACGACAACCTCGTGGTCACGATCCTGGCGTTCGTCGCCGCGACCGTGGCGAGCATCAACATCTTCGGTGGCTTCCTGGTCTCGCGCCGGATGATCGCCATGTTCCGGAAGGACGCGTGA
- a CDS encoding amino acid ABC transporter permease, translating to MPLSVPEWLVSAGNARQLAEGLGLTALIALVSAAASMLLGTAFGFVLAARHPAVRAVGRIYLEAVRIVPLVVLLYLAYYVASAELGLNASNVTTSIVVFTVWGTGEFGDVVRGAVTSIPRHQYESAQALGLSTTSTYLRVIVPQSVRRVAPAAINLVTRMIKTTSLCAFISVAEVMTVGRQIVSVANQSFQHPQAPFVVYAVVMVLYFLLCWPISRGAQRLERVWAT from the coding sequence ATGCCTCTTTCGGTTCCTGAGTGGCTGGTCAGCGCCGGCAACGCCCGGCAGCTCGCCGAGGGCCTCGGGCTCACCGCGCTGATCGCCCTGGTCTCGGCGGCTGCCTCGATGCTCCTGGGCACCGCGTTCGGGTTCGTCCTCGCCGCGAGGCACCCGGCGGTCCGTGCGGTGGGGCGTATCTACCTGGAGGCCGTGCGCATCGTCCCGCTCGTCGTCCTGCTCTACCTCGCCTACTACGTGGCATCGGCCGAGCTCGGGCTGAACGCGTCGAACGTCACCACGTCGATCGTGGTGTTCACCGTCTGGGGCACCGGGGAGTTCGGCGACGTCGTGCGGGGCGCGGTGACCTCGATCCCGCGTCACCAGTACGAGTCGGCGCAGGCGCTCGGGCTGTCCACCACGAGCACGTACCTGCGGGTGATCGTCCCGCAGTCGGTGCGCCGGGTCGCGCCGGCGGCGATCAACCTGGTCACCCGCATGATCAAGACGACGTCGCTGTGCGCCTTCATCTCCGTCGCCGAGGTCATGACGGTCGGGCGCCAGATCGTGTCGGTGGCCAACCAGTCGTTCCAGCACCCGCAGGCGCCGTTCGTCGTCTACGCCGTCGTGATGGTCCTGTACTTCCTGCTGTGCTGGCCGATCTCGCGTGGCGCCCAGAGGCTCGAACGGGTCTGGGCCACATAG
- a CDS encoding transporter substrate-binding domain-containing protein, which produces MSPSARARLTATALMLVTVATVSTVASGCAGGDAAHGAGPTSAAPSGSLEEIKASGVLTVGVFRDLAPFGSVGADGAYAGYDIYLGDQLGKDLGVRVDYVGLDAQGRVPALTSGKVDLVLANFAVTPERQQQVDFSLPYMQAYQALVSPDDAPVTDVSQLAGKKLIVTRGTSQQAWFTEHFPDVEQAVFQTQTDAYAALKDGRGAALAQSNLDELAWTRQNPGFTVGVERIGDPTLVAAAVAKGDQSLLDWVNQEITTGLPDHFFHDDYATTLAQVYGPDADPDDIVVERGKAGA; this is translated from the coding sequence ATGTCGCCATCTGCCCGCGCCCGGCTCACCGCCACGGCCCTCATGCTCGTCACCGTCGCGACCGTCTCGACCGTCGCCTCCGGCTGCGCCGGTGGCGACGCCGCGCACGGCGCCGGACCGACGAGCGCCGCCCCGAGCGGCTCGCTCGAGGAGATCAAGGCCAGCGGCGTCCTCACCGTCGGCGTCTTCCGCGACCTCGCCCCGTTCGGCTCCGTCGGCGCGGACGGCGCCTACGCGGGCTACGACATCTACCTCGGCGACCAGCTCGGCAAGGACCTGGGCGTGCGCGTCGACTACGTCGGCCTCGACGCCCAGGGGCGTGTGCCCGCGCTGACCAGCGGGAAGGTCGACCTGGTCCTGGCGAACTTCGCCGTCACCCCCGAGCGCCAGCAGCAGGTCGACTTCTCGCTGCCGTACATGCAGGCCTACCAGGCGCTCGTCTCGCCCGACGACGCACCCGTCACCGACGTGTCCCAGCTCGCCGGCAAGAAGCTCATCGTCACACGCGGCACGAGCCAGCAGGCGTGGTTCACCGAGCACTTCCCCGACGTCGAGCAGGCCGTCTTCCAGACCCAGACGGACGCCTACGCCGCCCTCAAGGACGGGCGCGGCGCCGCCCTGGCCCAGTCGAACCTCGACGAGCTGGCCTGGACGCGGCAGAACCCCGGCTTCACCGTCGGCGTCGAACGCATCGGTGACCCCACGCTCGTGGCCGCGGCCGTGGCGAAGGGTGACCAGAGCCTGCTCGACTGGGTCAACCAGGAGATCACCACGGGCCTGCCCGACCACTTCTTCCACGACGACTACGCCACAACCCTCGCACAGGTCTACGGGCCGGACGCCGACCCCGACGACATCGTTGTCGAGCGCGGCAAGGCCGGGGCATGA
- a CDS encoding ArsR/SmtB family transcription factor — MSVTVTEPPADVELDHAVEALRLLADRTRLAILAMLSGTEMSVTAIATTLDRPTPAVSQHLAKLRAGNLVACRREGTTIYYTQPDEHVAALVTNALQYGEHVGYVVPPHHQG; from the coding sequence ATGAGCGTGACCGTCACCGAGCCCCCCGCCGACGTCGAGCTCGACCACGCCGTCGAGGCGCTGCGTCTGCTCGCCGACCGCACGCGCCTGGCGATCCTCGCCATGCTCTCAGGGACCGAGATGTCGGTGACGGCGATCGCCACGACGCTCGACCGGCCCACGCCCGCGGTCTCGCAGCATCTCGCGAAGCTGCGCGCGGGCAACCTCGTCGCCTGCCGGCGCGAGGGCACGACGATCTACTACACCCAGCCCGACGAGCACGTCGCGGCGCTGGTGACCAACGCGCTCCAGTACGGCGAGCACGTCGGGTACGTCGTGCCGCCGCACCACCAGGGATGA
- a CDS encoding ketopantoate reductase family protein, translating into MPRTDAPLVVLGPGAIGGLVAALLERAGHPVTVVGRAGSVAQVAAHGIAVESDLVGSWTAQPAAAAQVPHGACVIVAVKAEGLEAAAALLAAAAPAEVLSLLNGVEHLDALRAALPGTRVVAGTIAGETLRTSAGRDGPLTVRHRGRLLRVVAPADAAGLASVRALRDTAADVVVDGTQAQVLWLKLRFLAPMALLTSRWDAGLGEALDRDPAGAQALLAEVAAVASAEGVPTTAQDLHAILAGLPPTMRSSLQADVEAGRAGELDAIGGAVQRRGRSHGVATPALDTTIAAVEARLR; encoded by the coding sequence ATGCCTCGCACTGACGCACCGCTCGTCGTCCTCGGGCCCGGCGCGATCGGCGGCCTCGTCGCCGCGCTGCTGGAGCGGGCCGGTCACCCGGTCACCGTCGTCGGGCGTGCGGGCAGCGTCGCGCAGGTGGCCGCGCACGGCATCGCCGTCGAGTCGGACCTCGTCGGCTCCTGGACGGCGCAACCGGCCGCGGCGGCCCAGGTGCCGCACGGCGCCTGCGTGATCGTGGCCGTCAAGGCCGAGGGCCTGGAGGCCGCGGCGGCCCTGCTGGCCGCCGCGGCGCCCGCCGAGGTGCTGTCGCTGCTCAACGGCGTCGAGCACCTCGACGCGCTGCGCGCCGCGCTGCCCGGCACGCGCGTCGTGGCCGGCACGATCGCCGGGGAGACGCTGCGCACGTCGGCCGGTCGCGACGGACCTCTGACGGTCCGCCACCGCGGCCGGCTCCTGCGCGTCGTGGCCCCGGCCGACGCCGCCGGCCTCGCCAGCGTCCGTGCGCTGCGCGACACGGCCGCCGACGTCGTCGTGGACGGCACGCAGGCACAGGTGCTGTGGCTCAAGCTGCGGTTCCTCGCTCCGATGGCGCTGCTCACCTCACGGTGGGACGCCGGCCTGGGCGAGGCGCTCGACCGCGACCCCGCGGGCGCACAGGCCCTGCTCGCGGAGGTCGCCGCCGTCGCGTCCGCCGAGGGCGTGCCGACGACGGCGCAGGACCTGCACGCCATCCTCGCGGGGCTCCCGCCGACCATGCGCTCCTCGCTCCAGGCCGACGTCGAGGCCGGGCGGGCCGGTGAGCTGGACGCGATCGGTGGCGCGGTGCAGCGGCGGGGCCGCAGCCACGGCGTCGCGACGCCCGCGCTCGACACCACGATCGCGGCGGTCGAGGCTCGGCTGCGCTAG
- a CDS encoding MFS transporter has protein sequence MLRVLSHRTYRHLFLAQVVSLAGTGLATVALGLLAFDLAGDRAGGVLGTALAIKMAAYVVVAPLAAALLGRLPRRAVLVGSDLLRVAVALLLPFVGEIWQVYLLIFVLQAASATFTPTFQAAIPQILPGDDEYTEALSLSRLADDLEQVLSPLLAAALLLVVDSGALFFGTAFGFAGSALLVASAALPAGARTGSTGPEAPLTRRVRHGIALFVRTRALRPVLALNLAVAAAGAFVIVQTVVIVRSVFGQGGDVVAVMLAVNGAGSMLAAVALPRVLHRRSERRIMLGGAVALTGATLLAPLALAVPSPRLGLASVGVLWLAVGVGWSAAETPMGRIIRRTVPREDLPAAFAAQFSLSHACWLLTYPLAGWLGAVGLGRTALVLAGVAAAATAAAAASWPTAAPVAQESTAQDPVPG, from the coding sequence GTGCTGCGCGTCCTGTCCCACCGCACCTACCGCCACCTGTTCCTCGCCCAGGTCGTCTCCCTGGCCGGGACGGGCCTGGCCACCGTGGCGCTCGGGCTGCTCGCCTTCGACCTCGCGGGCGACCGCGCGGGCGGCGTGCTGGGGACGGCGCTCGCGATCAAGATGGCGGCGTACGTCGTCGTCGCCCCTCTGGCCGCCGCCCTGCTCGGGCGGCTGCCCCGGCGGGCGGTGCTGGTCGGCTCGGACCTGCTGCGCGTCGCGGTCGCGCTGCTGCTGCCGTTCGTCGGCGAGATCTGGCAGGTCTACCTGCTGATCTTCGTGCTCCAGGCGGCCTCGGCGACGTTCACCCCGACCTTCCAGGCCGCCATCCCGCAGATCCTGCCCGGCGACGACGAATACACCGAGGCGCTGTCGCTGTCGCGGCTGGCCGACGACCTCGAACAGGTGCTCTCCCCCCTGCTGGCCGCGGCGCTCCTGCTCGTCGTCGACTCGGGCGCGCTGTTCTTCGGGACGGCGTTCGGCTTCGCCGGGTCGGCCCTGCTCGTGGCGTCGGCCGCCCTGCCGGCGGGCGCCCGGACGGGCAGCACCGGCCCCGAGGCGCCGCTCACGCGGCGGGTCCGGCACGGCATCGCGCTGTTCGTCCGCACGCGGGCCCTGCGGCCGGTGCTGGCGCTCAACCTCGCGGTGGCCGCCGCGGGCGCGTTCGTCATCGTGCAGACGGTCGTCATCGTCCGCTCGGTCTTCGGCCAGGGCGGCGACGTCGTCGCGGTCATGCTGGCGGTCAACGGCGCCGGGTCGATGCTCGCGGCGGTCGCCCTGCCCCGCGTCCTGCACCGGCGCTCCGAGCGGCGCATCATGCTCGGCGGCGCCGTCGCGCTCACCGGAGCCACGCTGCTGGCCCCGCTCGCGCTGGCCGTCCCGTCGCCCCGGCTCGGCCTGGCCTCCGTCGGCGTGCTGTGGCTGGCCGTGGGCGTCGGCTGGTCCGCGGCCGAGACGCCGATGGGCCGCATCATCCGCCGGACCGTCCCGCGCGAGGACCTGCCCGCGGCGTTCGCGGCGCAGTTCTCCCTCTCGCACGCCTGCTGGCTGCTCACCTACCCGCTGGCCGGATGGCTCGGCGCCGTGGGCCTGGGACGCACGGCCCTCGTGCTCGCCGGGGTCGCCGCCGCCGCGACGGCAGCCGCCGCCGCGTCCTGGCCCACCGCCGCGCCGGTCGCGCAGGAGTCGACCGCCCAGGATCCGGTGCCAGGATGA
- a CDS encoding transporter substrate-binding domain-containing protein — translation MTTTPATAPARSRRASWRRIGAALAATTATIALAAGCSSASGAGAHATGDASQAADSLEAIKAKGKITVGVFRDLPPFGSVDASGAYTGYDVYFAEQIGKDLGVDVDYVGLDAQGRVPALTSGKVDLVLANFTVTDERKQQVDFALPYMQVYMGVVSPTSAPITDVSQLEGKELIVAQGTTQQTYFTQHYPDVKLNVFTTETDAFAALKDGRSPALSQDTTNVLAWALQNPGFTVGIEKLGDPQAIAPAVRKGNTSLLDWLNEEITTTLPDDFFLQDYEATLAPVYGDAADPATIVVERGKIG, via the coding sequence ATGACCACCACACCAGCCACCGCGCCCGCACGCTCACGGCGCGCGTCGTGGCGCCGCATCGGCGCCGCGCTCGCTGCGACGACGGCCACCATCGCCCTCGCCGCCGGGTGCTCCAGCGCGTCCGGGGCCGGTGCGCACGCCACCGGCGACGCCTCGCAGGCGGCCGACTCGCTCGAGGCGATCAAGGCCAAGGGGAAGATCACCGTCGGCGTCTTCCGCGACCTGCCCCCGTTCGGCTCGGTCGACGCCTCCGGGGCGTACACCGGCTACGACGTCTACTTCGCCGAGCAGATCGGCAAGGACCTCGGCGTCGACGTCGACTACGTCGGGCTCGACGCCCAGGGCCGGGTCCCCGCGCTGACGAGCGGCAAGGTCGACCTGGTGCTGGCGAACTTCACCGTCACCGACGAGCGCAAGCAGCAGGTCGACTTCGCCCTGCCGTACATGCAGGTCTACATGGGCGTCGTGTCGCCCACCTCGGCCCCGATCACGGACGTGTCCCAGCTCGAGGGCAAGGAGCTGATCGTCGCGCAGGGCACCACCCAGCAGACGTACTTCACCCAGCACTACCCCGACGTGAAGCTCAACGTCTTCACCACCGAGACCGACGCGTTCGCCGCGCTCAAGGACGGCCGGAGCCCGGCGCTGTCCCAGGACACCACCAACGTCCTGGCCTGGGCGCTGCAGAACCCCGGGTTCACCGTCGGCATCGAGAAGCTGGGCGACCCGCAGGCGATCGCCCCCGCCGTGCGCAAGGGCAACACGAGCCTGCTCGACTGGCTCAACGAGGAGATCACGACGACGCTCCCCGACGACTTCTTCCTCCAGGACTACGAGGCCACCCTCGCCCCCGTCTACGGGGACGCCGCCGACCCGGCGACCATCGTCGTCGAACGCGGGAAGATCGGCTGA
- a CDS encoding amino acid ABC transporter ATP-binding protein, producing MTVPSAPGSAPLLTIEGLRKSYGDLLVLDGIDLTVERGQVLAVVGPSGCGKSTLLRCVNGLEATQGGTIRLGTQTITDPGTSWSRVRQRVGMVFQDYELFSHLTVLDNILLAPRAVQRRRRSEAAAEAEELLRRVGLHDKRDAYPRQLSGGQKQRIAIVRSLILHPELMLFDEVTAALDPEMVREVLDVVAELAADGMTMLIVTHEMAFARAVADQVVLLDAGRVAERAEPEQFFTRPRSERARAFLASLDFTPRKPVRA from the coding sequence ATGACCGTGCCGTCGGCCCCGGGCTCCGCGCCGCTGCTGACCATCGAAGGTCTGCGCAAGTCCTACGGCGACCTGCTGGTTCTCGACGGCATCGACCTGACCGTCGAGCGCGGGCAGGTGCTCGCCGTCGTCGGTCCCTCCGGCTGCGGCAAGTCGACGCTGTTGCGCTGCGTCAACGGCCTCGAGGCCACGCAGGGCGGCACGATCCGGCTCGGCACGCAGACCATCACCGACCCCGGCACGAGCTGGAGCCGGGTGCGCCAGCGCGTGGGCATGGTGTTCCAGGACTACGAGCTGTTCAGCCACCTCACCGTGCTGGACAACATCCTGCTGGCGCCGCGCGCCGTCCAGCGCCGGCGCCGCAGCGAGGCCGCCGCCGAGGCCGAGGAGCTGTTGCGTCGGGTCGGCCTGCACGACAAGCGAGACGCCTACCCGCGGCAGCTGTCCGGCGGGCAGAAGCAGCGCATCGCCATCGTCCGGTCGCTGATCCTGCACCCCGAGCTGATGCTCTTCGACGAGGTCACCGCGGCCCTCGACCCGGAGATGGTCCGCGAGGTGCTCGACGTCGTCGCCGAGCTCGCCGCCGACGGCATGACGATGCTCATCGTCACCCACGAGATGGCCTTCGCCCGGGCGGTCGCCGACCAGGTCGTCCTGCTCGACGCCGGGCGGGTCGCCGAGCGCGCCGAGCCCGAGCAGTTCTTCACCCGGCCGAGGTCCGAGCGCGCGCGAGCCTTCCTCGCCAGCCTCGACTTCACCCCCCGCAAGCCCGTGCGCGCCTAG
- a CDS encoding NAD-dependent epimerase/dehydratase family protein, which produces MRIAVTGAGGYVARNLVPTLVSQGHTVTAVDGSPTLPWTAEAAVRAVRADVRDAPAMRAALDGTDLVFHLAARITLRQTDPLAWSVNTDGVRTVARAALAVGVGRLVHCSSVHAYDLASGVIDETSPRAVRAGLPVYDRSKARGELELARVVDAGLDAVTVNPTGIYGPVDHVGRLAPTNAVLRRAALGTAFLDVAGGFDFVDVRDVVAGLLLAARLGRTGEGYLLAGERLVMHEMLGAVAGLLGRRPPLLTVPFACARAIGVVAGPLSRRDGVDALSPAALGTLRAAPHVCSGKARRELGYAPRPSRETLRDTAAFLVTSGALRRTRARTGR; this is translated from the coding sequence GTGCGCATCGCCGTCACCGGAGCCGGTGGGTACGTCGCTCGCAACCTGGTGCCGACGCTGGTCAGCCAGGGTCATACCGTCACGGCCGTCGACGGGTCGCCCACGCTGCCGTGGACCGCCGAGGCGGCCGTGCGCGCGGTCCGGGCCGACGTGCGCGACGCCCCCGCGATGCGCGCCGCCCTCGACGGCACCGACCTCGTCTTCCACCTCGCCGCGCGCATCACGCTGCGGCAGACCGACCCGCTCGCCTGGTCCGTCAACACCGACGGCGTGCGCACCGTGGCGCGCGCGGCGCTCGCGGTCGGCGTCGGGAGGCTCGTGCACTGCAGCTCGGTACACGCGTACGACCTGGCGAGCGGCGTCATCGACGAGACGTCGCCGCGCGCCGTCCGCGCCGGCCTGCCCGTGTACGACAGGTCCAAGGCGCGAGGCGAGCTCGAGCTCGCCAGGGTCGTCGACGCCGGGCTGGACGCCGTCACCGTCAACCCGACGGGCATCTACGGGCCCGTCGACCACGTCGGCCGGCTCGCCCCCACCAACGCCGTGCTGCGCCGGGCCGCGCTCGGCACCGCCTTCCTGGACGTGGCCGGGGGTTTCGACTTCGTCGACGTGCGCGACGTCGTCGCCGGGCTGCTGCTCGCCGCGCGCCTGGGACGCACCGGCGAGGGGTACCTCCTCGCGGGCGAGCGGCTGGTCATGCACGAGATGCTCGGCGCCGTGGCCGGCCTGCTCGGACGCCGCCCGCCGCTGCTGACCGTGCCTTTCGCCTGCGCCCGGGCGATCGGCGTCGTCGCCGGGCCGCTCTCCCGGCGCGACGGCGTCGACGCGCTGTCGCCCGCCGCGCTCGGCACCCTGCGAGCCGCGCCGCACGTCTGCAGCGGCAAGGCCCGGCGCGAGCTCGGCTACGCACCCCGCCCGAGCCGCGAGACGCTGCGCGACACCGCCGCCTTCCTGGTGACCAGCGGGGCGCTGCGCCGCACGCGGGCGCGAACGGGCCGGTAG